The Nitrosospira lacus genome window below encodes:
- a CDS encoding HAD family hydrolase — MKTGHWQAIIFDFDGVVVESGDIKTEAFGNLYRTHGETVMTAVMQYHRANGGMSRYQKFHYFQEYLLDRPPLTPDEEQQLDRRFSELVVEAVIASETVPGAAELIRKEAARIPLFIASGTPEAELNTIVARRGLASYFTGVCGSPTPKQTLIGNILSGHNLPPERVLMIGDALIDYQSARLNNIAFLGRVRPGDKNPFPADVDIVPDLRDL, encoded by the coding sequence ATGAAGACCGGGCACTGGCAAGCCATCATTTTCGATTTCGATGGTGTAGTAGTGGAGTCCGGGGACATCAAAACAGAAGCCTTCGGTAATCTCTATCGAACCCATGGGGAAACAGTGATGACTGCGGTGATGCAATATCACCGCGCAAACGGCGGCATGTCGCGCTACCAGAAATTCCATTATTTTCAGGAATATTTATTGGACAGACCTCCGCTGACACCGGATGAAGAGCAACAACTGGATCGACGTTTCTCTGAACTGGTGGTTGAGGCCGTGATTGCAAGCGAGACCGTGCCTGGTGCAGCCGAGCTGATTCGTAAAGAGGCCGCGAGAATACCCTTGTTCATTGCATCCGGTACGCCGGAAGCAGAACTTAATACAATTGTTGCACGCCGGGGCCTTGCATCCTATTTCACCGGGGTATGCGGCTCTCCCACGCCAAAACAAACGCTGATCGGGAATATATTGTCCGGCCATAATCTTCCGCCAGAACGTGTGCTGATGATAGGTGATGCACTGATTGATTATCAGAGTGCCAGGCTTAATAACATCGCATTTTTGGGACGCGTACGGCCGGGAGACAAAAATCCCTTCCCCGCTGATGTGGATATCGTGCCCGATCTAAGAGATCTCTGA
- a CDS encoding NAD-dependent epimerase/dehydratase family protein, whose protein sequence is MANEIAIVYGASGFLGSHVADALSAAGYRVRLFDRCPSRYQGQDQEMIIGDIMDLDQVTEAARGVDVVYNFAAIADIDEAHDKPLATATINVLGNMHALEAARLAGARRFVFASTIYVYSESGSFYRASKQAAERFIETYHERYGLDYSILRYGSLYGRRADARNGIYRMLHEAVERHSITYHGTGEALREYIHVEDAARMSVQVLSPEFANRHLILTGQERLRIKDVMTMISEIMPWEIALNFDEGNAVHHYEVTPYAFQPRIGRKLVLNEHVDLGQGLLDCLRDIHKTMHHSSDDDDATPSASANKA, encoded by the coding sequence ATGGCTAACGAAATCGCTATCGTGTATGGCGCCAGTGGTTTTCTTGGCAGTCATGTTGCTGACGCATTATCCGCTGCCGGGTACCGGGTGCGCCTGTTTGACCGGTGTCCCTCACGTTATCAGGGTCAGGATCAGGAAATGATCATTGGCGACATCATGGATCTCGATCAGGTGACGGAAGCAGCCAGGGGTGTAGACGTGGTCTATAATTTTGCCGCGATCGCGGATATCGATGAAGCTCATGACAAGCCGCTGGCTACCGCCACGATCAATGTACTGGGTAATATGCACGCGCTGGAAGCCGCCCGTCTCGCCGGGGCTCGCCGCTTCGTCTTCGCCAGCACGATTTATGTTTATTCCGAGTCCGGTTCGTTTTACCGTGCCAGCAAGCAGGCGGCAGAGCGCTTTATAGAAACCTATCATGAGCGCTACGGACTGGATTATAGTATTTTGCGCTATGGATCTTTGTACGGCAGGCGTGCCGATGCCCGCAACGGGATCTACCGGATGCTGCACGAAGCCGTTGAACGGCATTCGATAACCTATCATGGTACCGGTGAAGCGCTCCGCGAGTACATCCATGTGGAGGATGCGGCGCGCATGAGCGTACAGGTGCTGTCGCCGGAGTTCGCCAACCGCCATTTGATCCTGACCGGACAGGAGCGGTTGCGGATCAAGGATGTCATGACGATGATCTCGGAAATCATGCCTTGGGAAATAGCATTGAATTTCGACGAAGGCAATGCGGTGCATCACTATGAGGTAACTCCCTACGCATTTCAACCCCGCATCGGCCGCAAGCTGGTGCTTAACGAGCATGTCGATCTCGGCCAGGGCCTGCTTGATTGCCTCAGGGATATTCACAAAACCATGCATCACTCCAGCGACGATGACGATGCCACACCTTCGGCATCTGCCAACAAAGCATGA
- a CDS encoding phosphoglycerate dehydrogenase — protein sequence MSKLVISTSSFDVDNNLHIQHLQSEGMHIVGNPYKRKLTEDETIELLGADAVGMIAGIEPLTERVFASAKKLKVVSRCGSGLDSVDLAAAKRHGIAVLNTPEAPAQAVAELTMGLILAALRRICQIDRQLRAGEWPRTQGQLLAAQSVGIVGLGRVGRRVARLCQAFDARVVAHDSYVNQSPQGIELVSLEKLLAEADIISLHLTYDADTHHLLDGKTIARMKRGAVVINTARGGLIDETALAEALTSGQLGAAALDVFEQEPYHGLLIKCDNAILTSHIGSLARESRHRMEVEAAENLWQGLIKAGLMKDR from the coding sequence ATGAGCAAGCTTGTTATTTCCACTTCGTCGTTTGATGTGGACAACAATCTCCATATTCAGCATTTGCAAAGTGAGGGCATGCATATTGTCGGCAATCCCTATAAACGCAAACTAACCGAAGATGAAACTATCGAATTGCTGGGTGCAGATGCCGTAGGGATGATAGCGGGTATAGAGCCCCTGACAGAACGTGTTTTCGCATCCGCAAAAAAACTGAAAGTGGTCTCCCGCTGCGGGAGCGGTCTGGACAGTGTCGATCTTGCGGCAGCAAAGCGCCACGGAATCGCTGTGCTGAATACCCCGGAGGCGCCAGCCCAAGCAGTGGCTGAGCTTACCATGGGTCTGATATTGGCTGCGTTGCGGCGGATATGCCAGATCGATCGGCAGCTGCGTGCGGGAGAGTGGCCAAGAACTCAGGGCCAGCTGCTCGCCGCCCAGTCGGTAGGCATCGTTGGCTTGGGGCGCGTCGGGCGACGGGTTGCCCGTTTGTGCCAGGCTTTTGATGCCAGGGTTGTAGCACATGATTCCTATGTAAACCAGTCACCGCAAGGAATAGAACTAGTATCACTAGAAAAGCTTCTGGCAGAGGCGGATATCATCAGCCTGCACCTGACTTATGACGCTGACACTCACCATTTACTGGATGGGAAGACCATCGCGCGCATGAAGCGCGGTGCCGTGGTGATCAATACGGCTCGCGGCGGCCTTATAGACGAAACCGCCCTCGCTGAGGCCCTCACTTCCGGGCAGCTAGGTGCAGCCGCACTCGATGTTTTCGAGCAAGAACCTTATCATGGTCTATTGATCAAATGCGACAATGCTATTCTCACCTCACACATTGGTTCTCTTGCCAGGGAATCGCGCCATCGCATGGAAGTGGAAGCTGCGGAAAATCTGTGGCAAGGTCTGATTAAAGCTGGCTTAATGAAAGACAGGTAA
- a CDS encoding HpcH/HpaI aldolase family protein produces the protein MQLKSKLARNALTIGSWVTLGHPAIAEIMAAAGFDWLVLDTEHSVLELSEVQMMIQVLDGQQCPAIVRLTSNHPDQIKRVMDAGAAGVMVPMVKTAADAEAAVQAVYYPPRGRRGVGLARAQGYGARFQQYRQWLEDNAVIVVMIEHIDAVNAIDSILSVPGIDAYIIGPYDLSGSMGRPGELDYPDVESAIEQVREAGHRLGKPGGIHVVEPDPEALRRNIDAGFNFLGYGLDIRILDTLCRGHMRNIRATL, from the coding sequence ATGCAATTAAAATCAAAACTGGCCCGGAATGCCCTAACCATCGGCTCATGGGTCACGTTAGGACATCCGGCAATTGCCGAAATCATGGCTGCCGCCGGGTTTGACTGGCTGGTACTGGATACGGAGCACAGCGTTCTGGAACTCAGCGAAGTGCAAATGATGATTCAAGTCCTCGATGGTCAACAGTGTCCGGCAATCGTACGACTGACATCGAATCACCCTGACCAGATCAAGCGGGTTATGGACGCCGGTGCGGCAGGTGTAATGGTCCCCATGGTCAAAACCGCCGCTGACGCCGAAGCCGCGGTGCAGGCTGTTTATTATCCGCCGCGTGGCCGGCGCGGAGTCGGCCTGGCGCGCGCTCAAGGTTATGGCGCACGATTTCAACAATACCGGCAGTGGCTGGAAGATAACGCCGTCATCGTGGTCATGATCGAACATATAGACGCAGTCAACGCCATTGACTCCATTCTTTCCGTTCCCGGCATTGACGCCTATATCATCGGTCCTTACGATTTATCCGGTTCCATGGGGCGGCCCGGCGAACTCGATTATCCGGACGTCGAATCCGCGATAGAACAAGTGCGGGAGGCCGGACACCGGTTAGGCAAGCCTGGAGGCATTCACGTAGTTGAGCCGGATCCGGAGGCATTGCGGCGCAATATTGACGCTGGCTTCAACTTTCTTGGCTATGGTTTGGATATTCGCATCCTAGACACACTTTGCCGGGGTCATATGCGGAATATAAGGGCGACACTATGA
- a CDS encoding 3-deoxy-manno-octulosonate cytidylyltransferase, producing MKTIAVIPARMGSSRFPGKPLSRLLGRTMLEHVYKRVALSKALDATYIATCDEEIRRAAQGFGAPVIMTADTHERASDRVAEAAAGIDAELIVMVQGDEPMTHPEMIDAAVEPFRHDPQLGCVNLVRSIDNKADFYDVNTIKVVMNQQGDALYMSRQPIPTAPASTQSSQSDFVHPCAYKQVCIIPFRRKTLIEFARLPSTPLEQLESVDMLRLLEHGYRVKMVRTSFNTQAVDTQADLERVAGLMEADPLLGSY from the coding sequence ATGAAAACAATTGCTGTAATACCAGCACGGATGGGTTCGTCGCGTTTTCCCGGCAAACCGCTTTCAAGACTGTTGGGCCGAACCATGCTGGAACATGTTTACAAACGCGTTGCCCTGAGTAAAGCCCTCGATGCTACTTACATAGCCACCTGCGACGAAGAAATCCGGCGGGCGGCGCAGGGATTTGGCGCTCCCGTAATAATGACTGCTGACACTCATGAGCGCGCCAGTGACCGGGTTGCGGAAGCTGCCGCCGGGATTGATGCGGAACTTATTGTTATGGTACAGGGCGACGAACCGATGACCCATCCGGAGATGATTGACGCCGCGGTCGAGCCATTCCGCCATGATCCGCAACTGGGCTGTGTCAACCTGGTGCGCAGTATCGATAACAAAGCGGACTTCTATGACGTCAACACTATTAAAGTGGTGATGAATCAACAGGGTGATGCCTTATATATGTCGCGGCAACCGATACCGACCGCTCCGGCTTCCACTCAGTCCTCTCAATCGGATTTTGTGCATCCGTGCGCCTACAAACAGGTATGCATTATCCCATTCCGGCGTAAGACATTGATCGAGTTCGCCCGGTTGCCGTCCACTCCATTGGAGCAATTGGAGTCCGTGGACATGCTACGTCTGCTGGAGCATGGTTATCGCGTGAAGATGGTGAGAACGAGCTTCAATACTCAAGCGGTGGACACGCAGGCTGATCTGGAGCGTGTGGCCGGATTGATGGAAGCGGACCCCCTGCTGGGCTCGTATTGA
- a CDS encoding 3',5'-cyclic-nucleotide phosphodiesterase: MRVTILGCTGGVAADLRSTCLMLDDDILVDAGTGAGDLTVCQMLRVDTVFLTHSHLDHVALLPMLADVAGPRRDTPLTVYALPETIAILKQDMFNFRLWPDYTVLPSPEKPYVVFRSITVGQTVELSGRKITPLPVRHAVPGVAYQLDSGNASFVFSGDTTYHEPFWNALNAISNLRYLMIEATFLNCNTAGAEASGHMRPELLAKGLNQLNKAVRLLITHMEPGNEDATMAEIQTAAGEFKPEKLKRGQVFEF, translated from the coding sequence ATGCGAGTAACCATACTTGGATGCACCGGCGGTGTGGCGGCGGATTTAAGAAGCACTTGCCTGATGCTGGACGATGATATTCTGGTTGATGCGGGTACCGGCGCAGGTGATTTAACAGTGTGCCAGATGCTGCGGGTGGACACGGTGTTTCTTACCCATTCCCATCTTGACCATGTTGCACTGCTGCCGATGCTGGCTGACGTTGCGGGACCACGCCGGGATACGCCGCTCACGGTTTATGCCTTGCCTGAAACAATTGCCATCCTCAAACAGGATATGTTCAATTTCCGCCTCTGGCCGGATTACACCGTCCTGCCTTCGCCGGAAAAACCCTACGTCGTATTCCGGTCCATCACTGTGGGGCAGACGGTGGAATTATCGGGAAGAAAAATCACTCCGTTACCGGTGCGCCATGCTGTACCCGGAGTTGCCTATCAGCTTGACAGCGGCAATGCAAGTTTTGTCTTCAGCGGTGATACGACCTACCATGAGCCATTCTGGAATGCGCTGAACGCAATCAGCAATCTGCGCTACCTGATGATTGAGGCAACGTTTCTCAACTGCAATACGGCAGGCGCAGAGGCCTCCGGCCATATGCGTCCGGAGTTGCTGGCAAAAGGTTTAAATCAACTTAACAAGGCAGTACGTCTTTTGATCACTCATATGGAACCCGGCAATGAGGATGCCACGATGGCGGAAATTCAGACAGCAGCAGGAGAATTCAAACCGGAAAAATTGAAGCGCGGGCAGGTATTCGAGTTTTAA